In one window of Myxocyprinus asiaticus isolate MX2 ecotype Aquarium Trade chromosome 43, UBuf_Myxa_2, whole genome shotgun sequence DNA:
- the LOC127433949 gene encoding schwannomin-interacting protein 1-like, whose translation MEENPDSGQHEKITDDPSTSDQGIKLQCADPPLGDQDLPIMHWEDLSLRIAELERQEEQRREKAESLGLPERDRILGCWTESKHHSLHREPWTDEEDYSPCRVPVVMSRFNNAKNLQLCFINNSESEGEDDEGASSKESSCKAEVRRSCSPGLKQEVRTALRALRDKLWAEQKEKEEPTYSSMNIRRTILSLSDLQTCSLLQLNALRTSLIEDIQDLSSELVKHLVIRDHLRTQQDALLLDVQDMTSL comes from the exons ATGGAGGAGAATCCTGATAGTGGGCAGCATGAGAAGATCACTGATGACCCCTCGACCTCTGACCAGGGGATCAAACTGCAGTGTGCAGACCCCCCCCTGGGTGATCAAGACCTACCTATCATGCACTGGGAGGATTTAAGCTTGAGAATTGCAGAGCTAGAGAGGCAGGAAGAGCAAAGAAGGGAAAAGGCAGAG AGCCTGGGATTACCGGAGCGAGACAGAATACTTGGTTGCTGGACAGAGTCGAAGCACCATTCACTCCATAGGGAGCCATGGACAGATGAGGAAGACTATAGTCCCTGCCGTGTCCCTGTCGTAATGTCACG GTTTAATAATGCTAAAAATCTTCAGCTCTGCTTCATCAATAACAGTGAGAGTGAGGGGGAGGATGACGAAGGGGCATCAAGCAAAGAG AGCTCTTGTAAGGCAGAGGTACGTAGGAGTTGCTCTCCAGGGCTTAAACAGGAAGTGAGAACAGCACTCAGGGCTCTCCGAGACAAGTTATGGGCCGAACAGAAAGAGAAGGAG GAACCAACCTACAGTAGCATGAACATAAGGAGAACAATTCTTAGTCTTAGTGATCTGCAAACTTGCTCTTTGCTACAGCTAAATGCGCTCAGGACCTCACTGATTGAAGACATTCAGG ATTTGAGCTCAGAACTGGTGAAACATCTTGTAATACGGGACCACCTTCGGACTCAACAAGATGCCTTGCTCCTGGATGTACAGGATATGACATCTTTGTGA